Proteins encoded by one window of Solidesulfovibrio sp.:
- a CDS encoding SH3 domain-containing protein produces the protein MGIRKPVVALALAVSLGCAVALAAKVMNVSVRDGQVRQTPSFLGSIVGKATYGQSVDVAEEQGDWVKVTLPGGVSGWMHRTALTENKVALSGAAAGTGSVSGKEMALAGKGFSAAVEADYRRSHGGDYAAIDAMERVSYGSAALLAFLKQGDVTPKGGAR, from the coding sequence GTGGGCATACGCAAACCGGTCGTGGCCCTGGCCCTGGCCGTCAGCCTCGGCTGCGCCGTGGCCCTGGCGGCCAAGGTCATGAACGTGTCGGTGCGCGACGGCCAGGTGCGGCAGACGCCGTCGTTTCTCGGCAGCATCGTCGGCAAGGCGACCTACGGCCAGAGCGTGGACGTGGCCGAGGAGCAGGGCGACTGGGTCAAGGTGACGCTGCCCGGCGGCGTGTCGGGCTGGATGCACCGCACGGCCCTGACCGAAAACAAGGTCGCCCTGTCCGGCGCAGCGGCGGGCACGGGCAGCGTGTCCGGCAAGGAGATGGCGCTGGCCGGCAAGGGCTTTTCCGCCGCGGTCGAGGCCGACTACCGGCGCAGCCACGGCGGCGACTACGCCGCCATCGACGCCATGGAGCGCGTCAGCTACGGCTCGGCCGCGCTGCTGGCCTTCCTCAAGCAGGGCGACGTCACGCCCAAGGGAGGCGCCCGATGA
- the garR gene encoding 2-hydroxy-3-oxopropionate reductase has product MRNIGFIGLGIMGKPMCRNLLKAGYGLTVFSRAAANVEAVTGHGAKYAPSPAEVAKASELVITMLPDSPQVREVVLGENGVLHGAAPGLYVVDMSSIAPLASREIGAELAKAGVRFLDAPVSGGEPKAVEGTLTVMAGGDAADFEAVRPVLSAMAASVTRVGEVGAGGVAKLANQIVVALNIAAMSEALVLAAKAGVEPELVYQAIRGGLAGSTVLDAKAPLVMDRKFDPGFRIRLHVKDLANVMQTANNLHVPLPLTASVMEIMQALLADGCGEDDHGGIIRYFEKLAHVTVSR; this is encoded by the coding sequence ATGCGCAACATCGGGTTCATCGGCCTTGGCATCATGGGCAAGCCCATGTGCCGCAACCTGCTCAAGGCGGGCTACGGGCTGACGGTTTTCAGCCGCGCGGCCGCCAACGTCGAGGCGGTCACCGGCCACGGCGCGAAATACGCCCCGTCGCCGGCCGAGGTGGCCAAGGCCAGCGAGCTGGTCATCACCATGCTGCCGGATTCGCCCCAGGTGCGCGAGGTGGTCCTTGGCGAAAACGGCGTCCTCCACGGCGCCGCCCCCGGCCTGTACGTCGTGGACATGAGCTCCATCGCCCCCCTGGCCAGTCGGGAGATCGGGGCCGAACTGGCCAAGGCCGGGGTGCGCTTTCTCGACGCGCCGGTCAGCGGCGGCGAGCCCAAGGCCGTGGAGGGGACGCTCACCGTCATGGCCGGCGGCGACGCGGCGGATTTCGAGGCGGTCAGGCCCGTGCTGTCGGCCATGGCCGCCTCGGTCACCCGGGTGGGCGAGGTCGGGGCGGGGGGCGTGGCCAAGCTGGCCAACCAGATCGTGGTGGCCTTAAACATCGCGGCCATGTCCGAGGCGCTGGTGCTCGCGGCCAAGGCCGGGGTCGAGCCCGAGCTCGTCTACCAGGCCATCCGGGGCGGCCTGGCCGGCAGCACCGTCCTCGACGCCAAGGCGCCGCTGGTCATGGACCGTAAGTTCGATCCGGGCTTTCGCATCAGGCTCCACGTCAAGGACCTGGCCAATGTCATGCAAACGGCCAACAATTTGCATGTGCCCCTGCCACTAACGGCCTCGGTCATGGAAATCATGCAGGCCCTGCTGGCCGATGGCTGCGGCGAGGACGATCACGGCGGCATCATTCGCTATTTCGAGAAGCTGGCCCACGTGACCGTTTCGCGCTGA
- a CDS encoding tetratricopeptide repeat protein, whose amino-acid sequence MPSPAAHTASRRQALAAIGYGALLLAAFWAIAACCATPERGARLFDQGRLEEALPLLAAAAERGSVPSSHRLGLLLEKGLDGPPDKRRALALFTAGARRNHVPSQVRAGELSRSVAGDDATAARWYRKAAERGEAVAMGRLGLMLLTGAGGPADPDAALALLRRAATAGDAQAATALGQALLSLAAVGDPRGGDPADAAALFAAAAAGGDPEAQNRLADLYAAGRGVPRDAAKAAALRRQAADAGYAPAAYALGLDYLSGQGVTAYPLEAARLFERAAEAGHVAAMLKLSDMYFAGLGVFRDPGRAMALSDAAGAASDTAAADLCRLFAAGPEDRRDTARAARFCAKAAEAGDAASATLLGLGMVRGRLPGDVATGTDYLSKAAWAGDAQAMYAMALLHLAGTGVAGNPAEAFRWARLAAKAGLPEAKALLAALSEEEFPSAANLAKAMDFYRDAAEAGDAEAGFALGSLLSKGLAGPPDFAEARVWYERAAAAGDPRAQFNLGLMYLTGKGGAVDEAKALALMRQAASHGDAHARCNVATMTLTGRGTAVDPREAFRWYRLAAGQGFPLAQAMLAGFFYEGRVVPRDFESALFWLTLASAAPGNDPLLVRAAKAKSVLEKKLVPEQIDRVRERLAAYKPAPFDPEAEAAVLAAIKFLPPSARGPGFSTPTSPQAQAVAPPPASEADPKALF is encoded by the coding sequence ATGCCCTCCCCCGCCGCGCACACCGCCTCCCGCCGCCAGGCCCTGGCCGCCATCGGCTACGGCGCGCTGCTGCTGGCCGCCTTCTGGGCCATCGCCGCCTGCTGCGCCACGCCCGAGCGCGGGGCGCGGCTGTTCGACCAGGGGCGCCTGGAGGAGGCCCTGCCCCTTTTGGCGGCGGCGGCCGAGCGGGGGTCGGTCCCGTCCTCCCACCGGCTGGGCCTGCTGCTGGAAAAGGGCCTCGACGGCCCGCCGGACAAGCGCCGGGCCCTGGCGCTTTTCACGGCCGGGGCGCGCCGGAACCATGTCCCGAGCCAAGTGCGGGCGGGCGAGCTTTCGCGCAGCGTGGCCGGCGACGACGCCACGGCGGCGCGGTGGTATCGCAAGGCCGCCGAGCGCGGCGAGGCCGTGGCCATGGGCCGGCTGGGCCTGATGCTCTTGACCGGCGCGGGCGGGCCGGCCGATCCCGACGCCGCCCTGGCGCTGCTTCGCCGCGCGGCCACGGCCGGCGATGCCCAGGCGGCCACGGCCCTGGGCCAGGCCCTGCTGTCGCTGGCCGCCGTGGGCGATCCGCGCGGCGGCGATCCGGCCGACGCGGCCGCGCTTTTCGCGGCGGCGGCCGCCGGGGGCGACCCCGAGGCCCAAAACCGCCTGGCCGACCTGTACGCCGCGGGCCGGGGCGTGCCCCGCGATGCGGCCAAGGCCGCCGCCCTGCGCCGCCAGGCCGCCGACGCCGGCTACGCCCCGGCGGCCTACGCCCTGGGGCTCGACTACCTGTCCGGCCAGGGGGTCACGGCCTATCCCCTGGAGGCGGCGCGCCTTTTCGAGCGGGCGGCCGAGGCCGGCCACGTGGCGGCCATGCTCAAGCTTTCGGACATGTACTTCGCCGGCCTGGGCGTCTTCCGCGACCCCGGCCGGGCCATGGCCCTGTCCGACGCCGCCGGCGCGGCCAGCGACACGGCCGCCGCCGACCTGTGCCGGCTGTTCGCCGCCGGGCCCGAGGACCGCCGCGACACCGCCCGGGCGGCGCGGTTTTGCGCCAAGGCGGCCGAGGCCGGCGACGCGGCCTCGGCCACCCTGCTCGGGCTCGGCATGGTGCGCGGCCGGCTGCCCGGGGATGTGGCCACGGGCACGGACTATCTCTCCAAGGCGGCCTGGGCCGGCGATGCCCAGGCCATGTACGCCATGGCCCTGCTGCACCTGGCCGGCACGGGCGTGGCCGGCAATCCGGCCGAGGCCTTCCGCTGGGCCCGCCTGGCCGCCAAGGCCGGCCTGCCCGAGGCCAAGGCCCTTTTGGCCGCCCTGTCCGAGGAGGAATTCCCCAGCGCCGCCAACCTGGCCAAGGCCATGGATTTCTACCGCGACGCCGCCGAGGCCGGCGACGCGGAGGCCGGCTTCGCCCTGGGCTCGCTGCTCTCCAAGGGCCTGGCCGGGCCGCCGGATTTCGCCGAGGCCCGGGTGTGGTACGAAAGGGCCGCCGCCGCCGGCGACCCCAGGGCCCAGTTCAACCTGGGGCTGATGTACCTCACGGGCAAGGGCGGCGCGGTGGACGAGGCCAAGGCCCTGGCCCTCATGCGCCAGGCGGCCTCCCATGGCGATGCCCACGCCCGCTGCAACGTGGCCACCATGACCTTGACCGGGCGTGGCACGGCCGTGGACCCCCGGGAGGCCTTCCGCTGGTACCGGCTGGCCGCCGGCCAGGGCTTCCCCCTGGCCCAGGCCATGCTGGCGGGGTTTTTCTACGAGGGCCGGGTGGTGCCGCGCGATTTCGAATCGGCCCTTTTTTGGCTGACCCTGGCCAGCGCCGCGCCGGGAAACGATCCCCTGCTCGTCCGGGCGGCCAAGGCCAAGAGCGTGCTGGAAAAAAAGCTCGTGCCCGAGCAGATCGACCGCGTGCGCGAACGCCTGGCCGCCTACAAGCCCGCCCCCTTCGATCCCGAGGCCGAGGCGGCGGTGCTTGCCGCCATCAAGTTCCTGCCGCCCAGCGCCCGGGGGCCCGGGTTTTCCACGCCAACCAGCCCCCAGGCCCAGGCCGTGGCCCCGCCGCCGGCCTCCGAGGCCGATCCCAAGGCCCTTTTTTGA
- a CDS encoding M48 family metalloprotease, whose protein sequence is MKPRLLLPLAWLAVAGLFLLGCNNPDAVSRVIGSFGASIGGAPVGDYAASAVKGAQAVAHAAEDFTPEQEYYIGRAVGASLLGKYRPLKDAKANAYVNEVGQALAMFSDMPQTYGGYHFLILDSTDINAFAAPGGLVFVTRGMLRCCAGENALAAVLAHEIAHVQGKDALRAIKRSRTTEALAIIGGEAVKHVGGGDVARLTDIFADSIGDIMSTMVNNGYSRSLEYQADKTAITILSRTGYDPAGLPDMLAEMQKRLTPGGADFAKTHPAPADRITELASLARVAEVQEPAARMARFKAALGNI, encoded by the coding sequence ATGAAGCCGCGCCTTCTCCTTCCCTTGGCCTGGCTGGCCGTGGCCGGATTGTTCCTGTTGGGATGCAACAACCCCGACGCCGTCTCCCGGGTGATCGGGTCCTTCGGCGCCAGCATCGGCGGCGCGCCCGTGGGCGACTACGCCGCCTCGGCCGTCAAGGGCGCGCAAGCCGTGGCCCACGCCGCCGAGGATTTCACCCCCGAACAGGAATACTACATCGGCCGGGCCGTGGGTGCCTCGCTTCTGGGCAAGTACCGTCCGCTCAAGGACGCCAAGGCCAATGCCTACGTCAACGAGGTGGGACAGGCCCTGGCCATGTTTTCCGACATGCCGCAGACCTACGGCGGCTACCACTTCCTGATCCTCGATTCCACCGACATCAACGCCTTTGCCGCGCCGGGCGGGCTCGTCTTCGTCACGCGGGGCATGCTGCGCTGCTGCGCCGGGGAAAACGCCCTGGCCGCCGTACTGGCCCACGAGATCGCCCACGTCCAGGGCAAGGACGCCCTGCGGGCCATCAAGCGCTCGCGCACCACCGAAGCCCTGGCGATTATCGGCGGCGAGGCCGTCAAGCACGTCGGCGGCGGCGACGTCGCGCGCCTGACCGACATCTTCGCCGATTCCATCGGCGACATCATGTCCACCATGGTCAACAACGGCTACTCCCGCAGCCTGGAATACCAGGCCGACAAGACCGCCATCACGATTCTCTCGCGCACCGGCTACGACCCGGCCGGGCTGCCGGACATGCTGGCCGAAATGCAAAAGCGCCTCACCCCGGGCGGCGCGGATTTCGCCAAGACCCACCCGGCGCCGGCCGACCGCATCACCGAACTGGCCAGCCTCGCCCGCGTGGCCGAGGTCCAGGAGCCCGCCGCGCGCATGGCCCGGTTCAAGGCGGCTTTGGGGAACATATAA
- a CDS encoding PEP/pyruvate-binding domain-containing protein, whose translation MGTVFEGLRSLFSGFSRHQGGREETTAIFRNKYNEFQSLLESNTELLKIFSEMDVMLEGREVFGMAFIRSRTSRAIFHAIRMIKSFERLSGRPQPVLLALVERLSAEIKTVIEGRVNPHRGKPVVGLADVTAEMVDQVGGKCANLGEVANRVGLPVPGGFCVTTAAFRGFFSATGLTETIASIRLGIAPDDPASMAAAAEDIQAAILRAPLPDALAAAITAAAEAGAGDDGPAARFAVRSSAIGEDGELSFAGQYLTMLNVAPDRIVSAYKFVIASLYTPRAMSYRLLKGIPDDDVAMAAACLRLVPSTAAGVLYTRLPEEPCREEILLNAVWGLGPYAVDGVITPDAIHLDRETLAVTRREIADKPRMLVPSPSGGLVDVPVPEDRRAVPCLSDEQARKLGAWGLFLERHFGRPQDVEWALTEAGELVVLQSRQLTALAEGGCLAGGPPVPGAELLLEGGQGACSGVGAGPVHLVLTDEDLQAFPPGAVLVAPHSAPQFMVAMQRAAAIVTDQGSVTGHMASLSREFGVPTLLGLGEATTRLANGQEVTVDATSGRIYRGRVESLLGQPEEAPAFMAGTQVHAILAEAARRVVPLTLLDPKAPTFRPEGCQSLHDVTRLLHEWSYGEMFAVSDLASGQRGVTTVLDATTGLDLHIIDLGGGIRAGAAGKRRVAPADIASRPFLALLTGLVLSEEAKALRPVNLGGFLSVMSEQLVSQPTAGSDRFGEKSYAIISDKYLNFSSRVGYHYGVLDCYCGATVNKNYITFSFAGGAADDVKRSRRARAIGRILDALGFAVEAAADRVSGRYQKVPAALIEEKLAHMGRLLQFTRQTDMLMVSEASIEAMVTCFLSGAPCFDPARAGAA comes from the coding sequence ATGGGCACCGTGTTTGAGGGATTGCGCAGCCTGTTTTCCGGGTTCTCCCGCCATCAGGGCGGCCGCGAGGAAACGACGGCGATTTTTCGAAACAAATACAATGAATTCCAGTCGCTGCTCGAATCCAACACCGAGCTGCTCAAGATCTTTTCCGAGATGGACGTCATGCTCGAGGGCCGCGAGGTCTTCGGCATGGCCTTTATCCGGTCGCGCACCAGCCGGGCCATCTTTCACGCCATCCGCATGATCAAGAGCTTCGAGCGCCTGTCCGGGCGGCCCCAGCCCGTGCTGCTGGCCCTGGTGGAGCGGCTTTCGGCCGAGATCAAGACCGTCATCGAAGGCCGGGTCAATCCCCATCGCGGCAAGCCGGTCGTCGGGCTCGCCGACGTCACGGCCGAGATGGTGGACCAGGTGGGCGGCAAATGCGCCAACCTGGGCGAAGTGGCCAACCGGGTGGGCCTGCCCGTGCCCGGGGGCTTTTGCGTGACCACGGCCGCCTTCCGCGGCTTTTTCAGCGCCACCGGCCTGACGGAAACCATCGCCAGCATCCGCCTGGGCATCGCCCCCGACGATCCGGCCTCCATGGCCGCCGCCGCCGAGGACATCCAGGCCGCCATCCTGCGCGCCCCCTTGCCCGATGCCCTGGCCGCCGCCATCACCGCCGCCGCCGAGGCCGGCGCCGGCGACGACGGCCCGGCGGCCCGCTTCGCCGTGCGCTCCAGCGCCATCGGCGAGGACGGCGAACTGTCCTTCGCCGGCCAGTACCTGACCATGTTAAACGTCGCCCCGGACCGCATCGTCAGCGCCTACAAGTTCGTCATCGCCAGTCTCTACACCCCGCGCGCCATGTCCTACCGCCTGCTCAAGGGCATCCCCGACGACGACGTGGCCATGGCCGCCGCCTGCCTGCGCCTGGTGCCGTCGACGGCGGCCGGCGTGCTCTATACCCGGCTGCCCGAGGAGCCCTGCCGCGAGGAAATCCTCCTCAACGCCGTCTGGGGCCTGGGACCCTATGCCGTGGACGGGGTCATCACCCCGGACGCCATCCATCTGGACCGGGAGACCCTCGCCGTCACCCGGCGCGAGATCGCGGACAAGCCCCGCATGCTCGTGCCCTCGCCCTCGGGGGGCCTGGTCGACGTGCCCGTGCCCGAGGACAGGCGCGCCGTCCCCTGTCTGTCCGACGAGCAGGCCCGCAAGCTCGGCGCCTGGGGCCTGTTCCTCGAACGCCATTTCGGCCGGCCCCAGGACGTGGAGTGGGCGCTCACCGAGGCCGGGGAACTCGTCGTGCTGCAATCGCGCCAGCTCACGGCCCTCGCCGAAGGCGGCTGCCTGGCCGGCGGCCCGCCCGTGCCCGGGGCCGAGCTGCTCCTCGAAGGCGGCCAGGGCGCCTGTTCCGGGGTCGGGGCCGGCCCGGTGCACCTGGTCCTGACCGACGAGGACTTGCAGGCCTTTCCCCCGGGCGCCGTGCTGGTGGCCCCCCACAGCGCGCCCCAGTTCATGGTGGCCATGCAGCGGGCGGCGGCCATCGTCACCGACCAGGGCAGCGTCACCGGGCACATGGCCTCCCTGTCGCGGGAATTCGGCGTGCCGACGCTGCTGGGCCTGGGCGAGGCCACCACACGGCTGGCCAACGGCCAGGAGGTCACCGTGGACGCCACCTCGGGGCGCATCTACCGGGGCCGGGTGGAGAGCCTGCTTGGCCAGCCCGAGGAGGCGCCGGCCTTCATGGCCGGCACGCAGGTCCACGCCATCCTGGCCGAGGCGGCCCGGCGCGTCGTGCCGCTGACCCTGCTCGACCCCAAGGCCCCGACCTTCCGGCCGGAGGGCTGCCAAAGCCTCCACGACGTGACGCGCCTGCTGCACGAATGGTCCTACGGCGAGATGTTCGCGGTCAGCGACCTGGCCTCGGGCCAGCGGGGCGTGACCACGGTCCTGGACGCCACCACCGGCCTGGACCTGCACATCATCGACCTCGGCGGCGGCATCCGCGCCGGAGCGGCCGGCAAGCGCCGGGTCGCCCCGGCCGACATCGCCTCGCGGCCCTTCCTCGCCTTGCTGACCGGGCTCGTGCTGTCCGAGGAGGCCAAGGCGCTGCGGCCGGTCAACCTGGGCGGCTTCCTGTCGGTCATGTCCGAGCAGCTCGTCAGCCAGCCCACGGCCGGCAGCGACCGCTTCGGCGAGAAATCCTACGCCATCATCTCGGACAAGTACCTCAACTTCAGTTCCCGCGTCGGCTACCACTACGGCGTGCTCGACTGCTACTGCGGGGCCACCGTCAACAAGAACTACATCACCTTTTCCTTTGCCGGCGGCGCGGCCGACGACGTCAAACGCTCGCGCCGGGCGCGGGCCATCGGCCGCATCCTGGACGCCCTGGGATTCGCCGTGGAAGCCGCCGCCGACCGGGTGTCCGGCCGCTACCAGAAAGTCCCGGCCGCGCTGATCGAGGAAAAGCTCGCCCACATGGGGCGGCTTTTGCAATTTACCCGCCAGACGGACATGCTCATGGTCAGCGAGGCCAGCATCGAGGCCATGGTGACCTGTTTCCTGTCCGGCGCGCCCTGCTTCGACCCGGCCCGGGCCGGGGCGGCCTGA
- the hyi gene encoding hydroxypyruvate isomerase encodes MPVFAANLSMLFTELPFLDRFAAARAAGFRFVEYLFPYDHPAEVLRGLLDANGLTQVLFNLPCGDWTAGERGIAGLPGREAEFRDGVGRALSYAATLGVTRLNCLAGKLPPDADVEEACAVMAGNVAFAADALAEAGLTLVIEAINHYDMPGFLLSRTNQVMALLDAVARPNVVMQYDVYHAQREEGELAATIAANLPRIGHIQVADNPGRHQPGTGEINYPFLFAELDRLGYAGFVGLEYVPAPDTSGSLGWIGAMGLAL; translated from the coding sequence ATGCCCGTTTTTGCCGCCAACCTGTCCATGCTGTTCACCGAGCTCCCGTTCCTCGACCGCTTCGCCGCGGCCAGGGCGGCCGGTTTCCGTTTCGTCGAGTACCTGTTCCCCTACGACCACCCGGCCGAGGTCCTGCGCGGGCTGCTCGACGCCAACGGCCTGACGCAAGTGCTTTTCAACCTGCCCTGCGGCGACTGGACGGCCGGGGAGCGGGGCATCGCCGGGCTGCCCGGCCGGGAGGCCGAGTTTCGCGACGGCGTCGGCCGGGCCCTTTCCTACGCCGCGACCCTCGGCGTGACCCGGCTCAACTGCCTGGCCGGCAAGCTGCCCCCGGACGCCGACGTGGAGGAGGCCTGCGCCGTCATGGCCGGCAACGTCGCCTTCGCCGCCGACGCCCTGGCCGAAGCCGGCCTCACCCTGGTCATCGAGGCCATCAACCACTATGACATGCCCGGCTTTCTGCTCTCGCGCACGAACCAGGTCATGGCCCTTCTGGACGCCGTGGCCCGCCCCAACGTGGTCATGCAGTACGACGTCTACCACGCCCAGCGCGAGGAAGGGGAGCTGGCCGCGACCATCGCCGCCAACCTGCCCCGCATCGGCCACATCCAGGTGGCCGACAACCCCGGCCGCCACCAACCCGGCACCGGCGAGATCAACTATCCCTTCCTGTTCGCCGAACTGGACCGCCTGGGCTATGCCGGCTTCGTCGGCCTGGAATACGTGCCCGCCCCCGACACCAGCGGCTCCCTGGGCTGGATCGGGGCAATGGGCTTGGCACTCTAA
- a CDS encoding A24 family peptidase, with protein MAADPETILSFALTALACLAAAVADLRTRRIPNRITFPAMALLLAVHGAFSGLAGLGDSALGLAGGFLIFLIPHMLKVLGAGDVKLMAVVGAGLGAGAVVTAVLFTSVAGGLQFLLWLAWLRLAGRAGPKGWRPCYGPAIAAGALAAMALRLAGQPYLTFRLPWQ; from the coding sequence ATGGCAGCGGATCCGGAAACCATCCTGTCCTTCGCCCTGACCGCCCTGGCCTGCCTGGCGGCGGCCGTGGCGGACCTGCGCACCCGGCGCATCCCCAACCGGATCACCTTTCCGGCCATGGCCCTGCTTTTGGCCGTGCACGGGGCCTTCTCGGGCCTGGCCGGCCTTGGCGACAGCGCCCTGGGGCTGGCCGGCGGCTTTCTCATTTTCCTGATTCCCCACATGCTCAAGGTGCTCGGCGCCGGCGACGTCAAGCTCATGGCCGTGGTCGGGGCCGGGCTTGGCGCCGGGGCCGTGGTCACGGCGGTGCTTTTCACCAGCGTCGCCGGCGGCCTGCAATTCCTGTTGTGGCTGGCCTGGCTGCGCCTGGCCGGCCGGGCGGGGCCGAAGGGCTGGCGCCCCTGCTACGGGCCGGCCATCGCCGCCGGCGCCCTGGCGGCCATGGCCCTGCGCCTGGCCGGGCAACCCTACCTCACGTTTCGCCTGCCCTGGCAGTGA
- a CDS encoding response regulator → MEKDRAGAPVHPATTEEGDGLRQALEAARATIEGLRGEAAAAKQVKADFMARMTHEMRTPLSAIIGLANLALPLARDPKLLDYLDKMLACARGLLGVVDDITDFSRLEKGLVDLAPAPFDLEEAVGRVTERFAPAARAKGLVLAARLGPDIASRLVGDHARLEGVLSHLVGNAVKFTENGRVDVVVERCWRRGGAVRLRFAVRDTGLGMDGATIPDMFESFTQADGSLSRPYGGTGLGLALVRHGAALLGGELEVESQPGHGTTFSFEATFDEDARPGAANGQALPDDSRPADASPADTAKDMGRQPLSGVLLLLVEDNAINQQVAREMLAHLGAAVDVAGHGREAVDMVGRAFYDAVLMDVQMPVMDGLEATKAIRALPGGADVPVIALTAHALAEDRERCLAAGMNDYLTKPIDAARLLATLGQWIASAAGAARRSPPAAPAPASPVAPGLGIDVAKALARLGGNERLFSSVAAEFARDYAASAEEIVRLAGAGDLEGARRLAHTVKGVAGNIAADALAAAARDLESALAGGAFPEAPHLTAYATALRATVADAGRIAPAAEALPACRERECLNVLLVDDAKLNRAVFAQILRGAGHGVTTAENGKEACRLLFGERRTGRPFDCILMDIEMPEMDGPTASRVIRGLLSASASPPCARDIPIVALTSHDVETERERCLTAGMDACLPKIFERELLLEALAEVLRLRGARPWPGGSRKAAAGEGGAALMPILRGLCGHLRAGSVQADEDLLALRQALSGRGEPPQLRDLVAAIERYAFAEALALVPGLARGLGLDADGLGGPDGDQARPA, encoded by the coding sequence ATGGAAAAAGACCGTGCCGGCGCCCCGGTCCATCCGGCCACAACGGAGGAGGGCGACGGCCTGCGCCAGGCGCTTGAAGCCGCGCGGGCGACCATCGAGGGGCTGCGGGGCGAGGCGGCCGCCGCCAAGCAGGTCAAGGCCGACTTCATGGCCCGCATGACCCACGAGATGCGCACCCCGCTTTCGGCCATCATCGGCCTGGCCAACCTGGCCCTGCCCCTGGCCAGGGACCCCAAGCTCCTGGACTACCTCGATAAAATGCTGGCCTGCGCCCGGGGGCTGCTGGGCGTCGTGGACGACATCACGGATTTTTCGCGCCTGGAGAAGGGGTTGGTGGACCTGGCCCCGGCGCCCTTCGACCTGGAAGAGGCCGTGGGCCGGGTGACGGAACGTTTCGCCCCGGCCGCCCGGGCCAAGGGCCTGGTGTTGGCGGCGCGCCTGGGGCCGGACATCGCCTCGCGCCTGGTGGGCGACCATGCCAGGCTCGAGGGCGTGCTGTCCCACCTGGTCGGCAACGCGGTCAAATTCACGGAAAACGGCCGGGTGGACGTGGTGGTGGAACGCTGCTGGCGGCGCGGCGGCGCGGTGCGCCTGCGCTTCGCCGTGCGCGACACGGGCCTGGGCATGGACGGCGCCACCATCCCCGACATGTTCGAATCCTTCACCCAGGCCGACGGCTCCCTGTCGCGCCCGTACGGCGGCACCGGCCTCGGCCTGGCCCTGGTCCGGCACGGCGCGGCCCTGCTCGGTGGCGAACTGGAGGTGGAAAGCCAGCCCGGGCATGGCACGACGTTTTCCTTCGAGGCGACCTTCGACGAGGACGCCCGGCCGGGCGCCGCCAACGGGCAAGCGCTCCCGGACGACTCCCGGCCGGCGGACGCTTCGCCCGCCGACACGGCCAAGGACATGGGGCGCCAGCCCCTGTCGGGGGTGCTGCTGCTTCTGGTCGAGGACAACGCCATCAACCAGCAGGTGGCCCGGGAGATGCTCGCGCACCTGGGCGCGGCCGTGGACGTGGCCGGGCACGGCCGCGAAGCCGTGGACATGGTGGGGCGGGCCTTCTACGACGCCGTGCTCATGGACGTGCAGATGCCGGTCATGGACGGCCTGGAAGCCACGAAAGCCATCCGGGCCCTGCCCGGCGGCGCCGACGTGCCCGTCATCGCGCTCACGGCCCACGCCCTGGCCGAGGACCGCGAACGCTGCCTGGCCGCCGGCATGAACGATTACCTGACCAAGCCCATCGATGCCGCCCGGCTGCTGGCCACCCTGGGCCAATGGATCGCCTCGGCGGCCGGGGCGGCCCGCCGGTCCCCCCCGGCCGCGCCAGCCCCGGCATCCCCGGTGGCACCGGGCCTCGGCATCGACGTCGCCAAGGCCCTGGCCCGCCTGGGCGGCAACGAACGCCTTTTTTCCAGCGTGGCGGCGGAATTCGCCCGCGACTACGCCGCGAGCGCCGAGGAGATCGTTCGTCTCGCCGGCGCCGGGGACCTGGAGGGCGCCCGGCGCCTGGCCCATACCGTCAAGGGCGTGGCCGGCAACATCGCGGCCGATGCCCTGGCCGCCGCCGCCCGCGACCTCGAGTCGGCCCTGGCCGGGGGGGCGTTCCCCGAGGCCCCGCACCTCACGGCCTACGCCACGGCCTTGCGGGCCACCGTGGCCGATGCCGGCCGCATCGCCCCGGCCGCGGAGGCGTTGCCGGCCTGCCGGGAGCGGGAATGCCTCAACGTGCTGCTCGTGGACGACGCCAAGCTCAATCGGGCCGTTTTCGCCCAGATCCTGCGCGGCGCCGGCCACGGCGTGACCACGGCCGAAAACGGCAAGGAGGCCTGCCGGCTGCTTTTCGGCGAGCGCCGGACCGGACGCCCCTTCGACTGCATCCTCATGGACATCGAAATGCCGGAGATGGACGGCCCCACGGCCAGCCGCGTCATCCGCGGGCTGCTTTCGGCCAGCGCCAGCCCGCCCTGCGCCCGCGACATCCCCATCGTGGCCCTGACTTCCCACGACGTGGAAACGGAACGCGAGCGCTGCCTGACGGCCGGCATGGACGCCTGCCTGCCCAAGATTTTCGAGCGCGAGCTTCTGCTCGAGGCGCTCGCGGAGGTGCTGCGGCTTCGCGGCGCAAGACCGTGGCCCGGCGGGAGCCGGAAAGCCGCCGCCGGGGAGGGCGGGGCCGCCCTGATGCCCATCCTGCGGGGGCTGTGCGGGCACCTGCGCGCCGGAAGCGTCCAGGCCGACGAGGACTTGCTGGCCCTGCGCCAGGCCCTGTCCGGGCGGGGCGAACCGCCCCAGCTTCGGGACCTCGTGGCGGCCATCGAACGCTACGCCTTTGCCGAGGCGTTGGCGCTCGTGCCCGGCCTGGCCCGCGGCCTCGGCCTGGATGCCGATGGCCTGGGCGGGCCCGACGGCGACCAGGCCCGGCCGGCTTGA